One region of Xylanimonas ulmi genomic DNA includes:
- a CDS encoding cytochrome c oxidase assembly protein, producing the protein MTVRSTSDVATSAVEPRNRARWLVAVGPAVVVVALAAAWGAGALTGAFAALEGFADAGAVVRWGGPVFSVLAELASALTLGALVTAAALVAPGKAQRTALTTAGVAASVWALAGLAELVLQYADISATRLDAPGFGPGLWQFLTEIELGRTNLTIVILAAVTSALALAVNGAVGALWTCLAPLAAFAYQSSTGHAAGAASHTLAVGAMFLHLVGAALWVGGLGAIGVLVIVAQRDARRGARGARSDARRGGAGGAGDAGDVTAWEAAVPRFSIIASWCLVAVGFSGVVSAWIRVGDLGDLGTRYGILLVTKAVLLAGLGALGLAHRRRVLRDLSAGRDGVHATARVTQRPGSSVAALGPARAWLFARLAAVEVLVMGAVMGVAVGLAASAPPVRDDVAIDTSPAYQLTGSPLPPELTGARWVTEWRLDPLFAFACAAAVVVYLTWVRRLARRGDRWPVGRTIAWCLGVAVVAWDTNGGPTIYGEVLFSAHMVQHMVLALLVPLLLVLAAPITLLLRAVPGRRDGSRGPREWVLGFVHSRWGRTVSQPLIAGLVFVAGMIVFYYTPLFDWSLRSHVGHVWMVVHFTLAGYLFANALIGIDPGPSRPPYPQRIILLFATMAFHAFFGVALMSQTTLLAADWFGNMGRAWGGSAIADQQRGGDIAWGIGELPTLALAIAVAVLWARSDEREARRRDRQAERDGDAELEEYNAMLDRMAKRDAADGPGH; encoded by the coding sequence GTGACCGTGCGCTCCACCTCCGACGTCGCAACTTCCGCCGTAGAGCCTCGCAATCGCGCGCGGTGGCTGGTCGCGGTCGGCCCGGCCGTCGTCGTGGTGGCGTTGGCGGCGGCGTGGGGCGCGGGCGCGCTCACCGGAGCGTTCGCCGCGCTCGAGGGTTTCGCTGACGCGGGCGCCGTCGTGCGCTGGGGTGGGCCGGTCTTCTCCGTGCTCGCCGAGCTGGCCTCGGCGCTGACCCTCGGCGCCCTGGTGACGGCGGCCGCGCTGGTCGCCCCGGGCAAAGCGCAGCGCACAGCGCTGACGACGGCGGGCGTCGCCGCGTCGGTCTGGGCGCTCGCCGGCCTGGCGGAGCTGGTGCTGCAGTACGCGGACATCTCGGCGACGCGGCTCGACGCCCCCGGCTTCGGGCCCGGGCTGTGGCAGTTCCTGACCGAGATCGAGCTCGGCCGCACCAACCTGACGATCGTGATCCTCGCGGCGGTGACCTCGGCGTTGGCGCTCGCGGTCAACGGGGCGGTGGGCGCGCTGTGGACGTGCCTGGCGCCGCTCGCTGCGTTCGCCTACCAGTCGTCGACCGGCCACGCTGCGGGCGCCGCGAGCCACACGCTCGCGGTCGGCGCGATGTTCCTACACCTGGTGGGCGCGGCGCTGTGGGTCGGCGGACTGGGCGCGATCGGGGTGCTGGTGATCGTCGCGCAGCGTGACGCCCGCCGTGGCGCCCGTGGCGCCCGGAGCGACGCCCGGCGAGGCGGCGCAGGGGGCGCCGGGGATGCCGGGGACGTGACGGCGTGGGAGGCCGCGGTGCCGCGCTTCTCGATCATCGCCTCGTGGTGCCTGGTCGCCGTCGGGTTCTCCGGCGTGGTGTCCGCGTGGATCCGGGTCGGCGACCTCGGCGATCTGGGCACTCGGTACGGAATCCTGCTCGTGACCAAGGCCGTGCTGCTCGCGGGTCTGGGCGCGCTCGGCCTGGCGCATCGCCGTCGGGTGCTGCGCGACCTGTCCGCCGGGCGCGACGGCGTCCATGCGACGGCCCGCGTGACCCAGCGTCCTGGGTCGAGCGTGGCGGCGCTGGGGCCGGCGCGGGCGTGGCTGTTCGCACGGCTCGCCGCCGTCGAGGTGCTCGTCATGGGCGCCGTCATGGGCGTCGCCGTCGGGCTGGCCGCCTCCGCGCCGCCGGTGCGCGACGACGTCGCGATCGACACCAGCCCCGCCTACCAGCTCACGGGATCGCCGCTGCCTCCCGAGCTGACCGGAGCGCGGTGGGTCACGGAGTGGAGGCTCGACCCGCTGTTCGCGTTCGCGTGCGCGGCCGCCGTCGTCGTCTACCTGACCTGGGTGCGTCGGCTCGCCCGTCGTGGCGACCGCTGGCCGGTGGGCCGCACCATCGCCTGGTGCCTGGGCGTCGCCGTCGTCGCGTGGGACACCAACGGCGGCCCGACCATCTACGGCGAGGTGCTGTTCAGCGCGCACATGGTCCAGCACATGGTGCTCGCGCTGCTGGTGCCGCTGCTGCTGGTGCTCGCCGCGCCCATCACGTTGCTGCTGCGTGCGGTGCCCGGGCGGCGCGACGGGTCACGCGGGCCGCGCGAGTGGGTGCTCGGGTTCGTGCACTCGCGGTGGGGTCGCACGGTGTCCCAGCCGCTGATCGCCGGGCTGGTGTTCGTGGCCGGGATGATCGTCTTCTACTACACACCGTTGTTCGACTGGTCGCTGCGCTCGCACGTCGGGCACGTGTGGATGGTCGTGCACTTCACGCTCGCGGGGTACTTGTTCGCCAACGCGCTCATCGGCATCGACCCGGGGCCCAGCCGTCCGCCCTACCCGCAGCGGATCATCCTGCTGTTCGCCACGATGGCGTTCCACGCGTTCTTCGGTGTGGCGCTCATGAGTCAGACGACGCTGCTGGCCGCCGACTGGTTCGGCAATATGGGCCGCGCGTGGGGCGGCTCGGCGATCGCCGACCAACAGCGTGGCGGCGACATCGCATGGGGCATCGGCGAGCTGCCGACGCTCGCGCTGGCCATCGCCGTGGCCGTGCTGTGGGCGCGCTCGGACGAGCGTGAGGCGCGCCGCCGCGACCGTCAGGCCGAGCGCGACGGCGACGCCGAACTGGAGGAGTACAACGCGATGCTGGATCGGATGGCCAAGCGCGACGCCGCTGACGGGCCCGGTCACTGA
- a CDS encoding dihydrolipoamide acetyltransferase family protein, translating to MSTQRFPLPDVGEGLTEAEIVEWRVQPGDAVAVNQVIVEIETAKSLVELPSPWAGTVTALLVAEGETIDVGTPIIEVTTDAAAPAAPSGASAPTPPADAVAQSETAQDSGSGSVLVGYGTAEGAAPARRRRRTAAAAAQAATATSATSATSAVEPVETPRRPATSVVEPVETPRRPATSVVEPVETPRRPATSVVEPVETPRRPAAPVVEPVETPRAAAAQAPARVAPDPGAISVPAAGATSSFGRVLAKPPVRKLAKDLGVDLASVFPTGPGGIVTREDVVAHAEGAKPQALATYPDDDQPWLASGSVSPDARRTRVPVKSVRKRTAEAMVASAFTAPHVTVFHTVDVTKTMKLVAALKEDREFTGVRVTPLLIAAKAVLMAVNRHPEINASWDDAAQEIVYKHYVNLGIAAATPRGLVVPNIKDAHRLDLLHLARAIADLTATARAGRTTPADMSDGTITITNVGVFGIDTGTPILNPGEAGILAFGAIRQQPWVHHGKIKPRWVTQLALSFDHRLVDGELGSRFLSDVARVLEEPARGLVWL from the coding sequence GTGAGCACGCAGCGATTCCCCCTGCCCGACGTCGGGGAGGGCCTGACCGAGGCGGAGATCGTCGAGTGGCGCGTCCAGCCCGGCGACGCCGTGGCCGTCAACCAGGTGATCGTCGAGATCGAGACCGCCAAGTCGCTGGTCGAGCTGCCCTCGCCCTGGGCGGGGACCGTGACGGCGCTGTTGGTCGCCGAGGGCGAGACCATCGACGTCGGCACGCCGATCATCGAGGTCACGACCGACGCCGCCGCGCCCGCCGCGCCGTCGGGGGCCTCGGCGCCGACGCCGCCCGCCGACGCCGTGGCGCAGAGCGAGACGGCGCAGGACTCGGGCTCGGGCTCGGTGCTGGTCGGCTATGGAACCGCCGAGGGCGCCGCCCCCGCCCGACGACGCCGCCGCACCGCAGCGGCGGCCGCCCAGGCCGCCACGGCCACCTCGGCCACCTCGGCCACCTCGGCGGTCGAGCCTGTCGAGACCCCCCGCCGTCCGGCCACCTCGGTGGTCGAGCCTGTCGAGACCCCCCGCCGTCCGGCCACCTCGGTGGTCGAGCCTGTCGAGACCCCCCGCCGTCCGGCCACCTCGGTGGTCGAGCCTGTCGAGACCCCCCGCCGCCCGGCCGCCCCGGTGGTCGAGCCTGTCGAGACACCCCGCGCCGCCGCCGCCCAGGCCCCGGCCCGTGTCGCGCCGGACCCCGGAGCGATCTCCGTCCCCGCGGCGGGCGCGACGTCGTCGTTCGGCCGGGTGCTCGCCAAGCCGCCGGTGCGCAAGCTCGCCAAGGACCTGGGCGTGGACCTCGCCTCGGTGTTCCCCACGGGCCCAGGCGGCATCGTGACGCGTGAGGACGTCGTCGCGCACGCGGAGGGCGCCAAGCCGCAGGCGTTGGCGACCTACCCGGACGACGACCAGCCGTGGCTCGCGTCGGGCTCGGTCTCGCCTGACGCGCGACGCACGCGTGTGCCGGTCAAGAGCGTGCGCAAGCGCACCGCGGAGGCGATGGTCGCCAGCGCGTTCACCGCGCCGCACGTCACGGTGTTCCACACGGTCGACGTCACCAAGACGATGAAGCTCGTCGCGGCGCTCAAGGAGGACCGCGAGTTCACCGGGGTGCGGGTCACGCCGTTGCTCATCGCCGCCAAGGCGGTGCTCATGGCGGTCAACCGACACCCGGAGATCAACGCGAGCTGGGACGACGCCGCGCAGGAGATCGTCTACAAGCACTATGTGAACCTCGGGATCGCCGCCGCGACCCCGCGAGGCCTCGTGGTCCCCAACATCAAGGACGCCCACCGCCTCGACCTGCTCCACCTCGCCCGGGCGATCGCCGACCTCACGGCCACCGCGCGCGCCGGCCGCACCACCCCCGCGGACATGTCCGACGGCACCATCACGATCACCAACGTGGGCGTCTTCGGCATCGACACCGGCACACCGATCCTCAACCCGGGCGAGGCTGGCATCCTCGCGTTCGGCGCGATCCGCCAGCAGCCGTGGGTGCACCACGGCAAGATCAAGCCGCGCTGGGTCACCCAGCTCGCGCTGAGCTTCGACCACCGCCTCGTCGACGGCGAGCTCGGCTCGCGGTTCCTGTCCGACGTCGCGCGCGTCCTGGAGGAGCCCGCCCGCGGCCTCGTCTGGCTCTGA
- a CDS encoding transketolase C-terminal domain-containing protein encodes MATLTFAKAITLGLRAALADDDKALIMGEDVGRLGGVFRVTDGLQAEFGEHRVVDTPLAESGIVGTAIGLALRGYRPVCEIQFDGFVFPAFDQITTQLSKMHYRSRGRLRVPVVIRIPFGGGIGAVEHHSESPEALFAHTAGLRVVSPSTPQDAYDMIRAAVASPDPVIFFEPKGRYWSKGEVDLDAAPAAGILDTARVARPGTDVTIVAYGPTVATALKAADALAGEGTAAEVVDLRAISPLDVPAVVASVRRTGHCVVVHEAPSAHGVGAEVAARVTEEAFHHLEAPVIRVGGFHAPYPVAKLEHDYLPSVERVLDAVDRSLAY; translated from the coding sequence GTGGCGACCCTCACGTTCGCCAAGGCCATCACGCTCGGACTGCGCGCGGCGCTCGCCGACGACGACAAGGCCCTGATCATGGGCGAGGACGTCGGCCGGCTCGGCGGCGTGTTCCGCGTGACCGACGGCCTGCAGGCCGAGTTCGGCGAGCACCGCGTGGTCGACACGCCGCTCGCCGAGTCGGGCATCGTCGGCACCGCGATCGGCCTGGCGCTGCGCGGCTACCGGCCGGTCTGCGAGATCCAGTTCGACGGGTTCGTGTTCCCGGCGTTCGACCAGATCACCACGCAGCTGTCGAAGATGCACTACCGCTCACGGGGGCGCCTGCGCGTGCCCGTCGTCATCCGCATCCCGTTCGGCGGCGGCATCGGCGCCGTCGAGCACCACTCCGAGAGCCCCGAGGCGCTGTTCGCGCACACCGCGGGCCTGCGCGTGGTCTCGCCGTCGACGCCCCAGGACGCGTACGACATGATCCGCGCGGCCGTCGCCTCCCCCGACCCGGTCATCTTCTTCGAGCCCAAGGGCCGGTACTGGTCCAAGGGAGAGGTCGACCTCGACGCCGCCCCCGCGGCCGGGATCCTCGACACCGCCCGCGTCGCCCGCCCCGGCACGGACGTGACGATCGTCGCCTACGGCCCCACGGTCGCCACCGCGCTCAAGGCCGCCGACGCGCTCGCCGGCGAGGGCACGGCCGCCGAGGTGGTCGACCTGCGCGCGATCTCGCCGCTCGACGTGCCCGCCGTCGTGGCGAGCGTGCGGCGCACGGGCCATTGCGTCGTCGTGCATGAGGCACCGTCGGCGCACGGCGTGGGCGCCGAGGTCGCGGCCCGCGTGACCGAGGAGGCCTTCCATCACCTGGAGGCGCCCGTGATCCGTGTGGGCGGCTTCCACGCGCCCTACCCCGTGGCCAAGCTCGAGCACGACTACCTGCCGAGCGTGGAGCGCGTGCTCGACGCCGTCGACCGTTCGCTCGCCTACTGA
- the pdhA gene encoding pyruvate dehydrogenase (acetyl-transferring) E1 component subunit alpha gives MSGDGTGEAGLVQLLDPDGARVATTENAAYRGRVATLTGDDLRGLYRDMALTRRFDDEATALQRQGELALFAQATGQEAAQVGSARALAPQDYVFPSYREHGVMQVRGVDPVDRLRLFRGQDHGGWDPAEHNVHLYTLVIGSHALHATGYAMGVQRDGLVGTGDAALDTAVVVYFGDGATAQGDVNEALVFAAVNNTPQVFFLQNNQWAISEPTTRQARVPLADRGPGFGIPSVRVDGNDVLACYAVTLEALERAHSGGGPTLIEAFTYRMGAHTTSDDPTRYRSREEEAYWRRRDPIDRLAALLRAEGEWDEAWAAGVEAEAEALGERLRVEVRALGAPPTSAMFEHVYATAHATVEHDRAWQAEYEQAMQDDDATLTEATR, from the coding sequence GGGGACGACCTGCGCGGGCTGTACCGCGACATGGCGCTCACGCGCCGGTTCGACGACGAGGCCACCGCCCTGCAGCGTCAGGGCGAGCTCGCCCTGTTCGCCCAGGCGACCGGCCAGGAGGCCGCCCAGGTCGGCTCGGCCCGGGCGCTCGCCCCCCAGGACTACGTCTTCCCCAGCTACCGCGAGCACGGCGTGATGCAGGTGCGCGGCGTCGACCCGGTCGACCGGCTGCGCCTGTTCCGCGGCCAGGACCACGGCGGCTGGGACCCGGCCGAGCACAACGTCCACCTGTACACGCTGGTCATCGGCTCGCACGCGCTGCACGCGACGGGCTACGCCATGGGCGTCCAGCGCGACGGGCTGGTCGGCACGGGCGACGCGGCCCTCGACACCGCCGTCGTCGTCTACTTCGGCGACGGCGCCACCGCCCAGGGCGACGTCAACGAGGCGCTCGTGTTCGCGGCCGTCAACAACACGCCCCAGGTGTTCTTCCTCCAGAACAACCAGTGGGCCATCTCCGAGCCGACCACGCGCCAGGCGCGCGTGCCGCTCGCCGACCGCGGCCCGGGCTTCGGCATCCCGAGCGTGCGCGTCGACGGCAACGACGTGCTCGCCTGCTACGCCGTCACGCTCGAGGCGCTCGAGCGGGCGCACTCGGGCGGCGGGCCGACCCTCATCGAGGCGTTCACCTACCGCATGGGCGCGCACACGACGTCGGACGACCCGACGCGCTACCGATCGCGCGAGGAGGAGGCGTACTGGCGCCGTCGCGACCCGATCGACCGGCTCGCCGCGCTGCTGCGGGCCGAGGGCGAGTGGGACGAGGCGTGGGCCGCGGGCGTCGAGGCCGAGGCCGAGGCGCTCGGCGAGCGGCTGCGCGTCGAGGTCCGCGCGCTCGGGGCGCCGCCCACCTCGGCCATGTTCGAGCACGTGTACGCGACCGCGCACGCGACCGTCGAGCACGATCGCGCGTGGCAGGCCGAGTACGAGCAGGCGATGCAGGACGACGACGCGACCCTGACGGAGGCGACGCGATGA